A window of Nocardia arthritidis genomic DNA:
ATCGTGTTGTCCTGGACTGAGTTCGGGCTCGAGTCCCAACTAGTTCGCTCGATGTCGCCTCGCATGACCGCCTTGTCGAGAGCGCCGACTACCGCAGTGTGGACCCGTCCACGCGCCAGATAGCGCCGCTGGGTCGTCGACGGATCCGCGTGGCCGAGCAGGTCGACAGGTGGCGCGCGTCGACAAGCCCACATCGTCCAGGATGGTGGCGACGGTGCCGCGGAAGCTGTGGGGTCTACGGGCACAACCCGTTGATGAAATCTGGGCTGCTGCCTTCCCTATTGCAGCGGTAGGACCACTCGACAGCTCCGGGCTTCCATCGTTTGCCGTCGTAAGTGAACGTGGATTGCTGGCGCACTGCGCGGATCGAGTCATCCTTCGGCACATCGTAAGTGACGGTGACCACGGGGTTCGCGCTGTCCGGTTTGGCGATGTCCACGGTGCAGAGGTAATCGACCTTCTCGTCCGGCAACGGACCACACTGGTTGATGAGATTCATCAGGGTCAGAGCTGCGTTCGGTGTCAGCGGGGCGTCGGGCCTCGACTGCGTGGACTGGTTGGCGCTCGTCGGCTGCGCTGCGGGACTGGAATCGGTACTTGTACAGCCGATCGCCGTGAGCAGCGGCAATAGCGACACGGCGACCGCCGCGATGGTGGTTCGGTTCATGTCTTCTCCGTTTGTCCGAATTGAGCCGCCACCGTATCAAAATGTTGCTGACTATTAGCTGTACTGTGGCAAATTGTTATACATGCAATCGTCCCCTCGGCATCGGTTGTGAGTGCGCGCGAAACCCATCCGACTTGCCGGCCGGGCATGGCGACCTGCTCGGGTCGGCGTCGGCATGCGGGAAGGCCCGGCCGGGCTCAGTGAGCTCGGCCGGGCCTGGTTCGTACGCGGGGTGTCCGGGTCGATGGTTGCGCGAATCCGTCTTATCGAGTCGGTGCGGAAGGCGTAGTTCGGGCGTCGCCGAATACCTCGTCGATCAGACGTTGTGTCGCCTGCTGGAATGCCACGGCCAGCGACAGGGCGGCGTCGTCGACGTAATTCAGTGTGCCGGTGAGGGTTTTGCTGCCGTCGGGGGTGCTGAACATGATCGCCGCGTGGCCCGCGGCACCACCGTTGTGGGTGATCACGGTGCCGCCTGCCGGAGTTTGCTGCACGAACACTCCCAGGCCGTAGCCCATATTCGGGATGGGCGTCGCGTGCGGGGTGCACATCTCGTTCAGCAGTTCGGCAGGCAGCAGCTTGCCGGTCACCAGTGCGGAGATGAACGTGTGCAGATCCTGGCTGGTGGAGATCATGTCGCCGCCGCTGGAGATCCAGGAGGGGTTGTGGCGGGTGACGTCGACGATGGTCTCCGCACCGTTTTCTTCGTACCGGTAATAGGCGTGGGGGTGCGGCTCGGGGATCTCGATCTGGGTGGTCGGCTGTATGGTGCCCGACAGTCCGAGCGGCCCCAGGATCAGCCGCTGCACCTCCTCGGCGACCGAGCGGCCGGTGACCTCCTCGATCAGCAGCCGGGCCAGCACGTAGTTGGTGTTGGAGTAGCTCCAGTCGGTGCCCGGTTCGAATCGCGCCGGCTTGGACAGCGCCAGCCGGACCAGTTCCTCGGGCTGGTAGGTGTGGAATCGGTTGTCCACCCATTCCTTGCCCGCGGTGGTGGCGGGGATGCCCGGCACCACCGTCCCGTCGGGGTAGTACTCGCCGGTGAAGTTGAAGATTCCGCTGGTGTGCTGCAACAGCATTCGCACGGTGATCCGCTCGTCGAGTTCGAACTCGGGCAGGTAGTCGACCACCGGTACGTCCAGGGCGATTTTGCCTTCGGCCACCAGTTGCAGCACCAGTGTGGCGGTGAAGGTCTTGGTGTTGCTGCCGATCCGGACGTGCCCGTCGACCGGCGGCTTCGCGGTCTTGCCCAGCTCCGCCACACCGGCGCTGCCGACCCACTCGCCCCGCTCGTCGTTCACGCGCAACGTGATTCCGGTGATGCCGGACTCGACGATGTCCTCGAGGGCCTGCTGTAGTTCCGGGCGATCCGGTCCGTCCGTGGCCTCCGGCGCCGCCGGGCTGCTCGCGCCGGCGTCGAGCGCCGCGATGATCTTGCGAACCATCGCCGCCGTGGCGGGGCCGGGCTCACCTGCGGCGGCCTCGACAGCGATCAGAACGGTTTCGCGGAAGTTCGCGGCCTCGGCGGGATCCTGTGCGGTGAGCAGGCTCATGGCCGCGGTCAGCGCGGGCAGCACCTGGTCGGCGAGGGCGGCGACGGTCTTGCCGACCAGTTTGATGTCGGCCGACTTGGCCGCGAGCACATGCCCGACCAGCCCGGTCGCCGAGGTCAGGGCGATGGAGGCGTTCGTGGCGGACCGGTGGGGTGTGCCGGTGGCGGCCAGCAGTGACACAGCACCGTATGCGGCGGTCCGCAGGATGCCCTTGTCCTTGTCGGTGAGGCTGATGATGGCCATGTCGTTGTCTCCTCAAAACTGGTGTGCGGCACTCCCGTCGAGCGGGCTGCTGTGCTGTTGATGTCACTACTGTCGCCGGACCGGCTGACAACGACCTGATGCAGATCTGACACACCCGCTGACACAACGATCGACCTGGTCACCGGCTCGGTCTATTGCCTGGCCAACGCCGAGTGCATTGCGCAATCCCGCCCGAGCAGCTGCCGATGGTCACTCCGGAACGTTGGGTACTGAATCCACGGCCGCAATACCTGTCGTGGTTCGCCGCGGTCACCACGAAAGCCACTGAGTCCCCAGGTGGCTCCCGGTCAACAGCATCCGCAAGCTCGGTATTCGGAGTCGGTGCTCGGGCACAGATCGTCAGGTGTGGCCAGCACTACCGAGAAGACGGGTGCCTGCTGCGTAGGCGTGATAGCTGGACATTTCCTAACGTGGGATTGTCATCGTGGCGCGTTGGGGCGCGTCCGCAGCAGAAGGGAATTGCCTTGCGTATCAGGCTATGTTGTCGATCATCGACTGCTGTGGTGGCGGTGGGGGCGTTGATCGCCGCCATGGCGGCTTGCGGTTCGACGGGGAGCGATAGGGCAGGGGCCGCCGATGCTGGACGGGCGGAAGTTGTTGGGGCGCTTGACCGTTTGGTCGAGGCGGGCCACGTGCACGGCGCCCAGGTCGTCGTTACCGATCACGGCCGGGTCTGGACCGCGACGGCGGGCATGGGCGATATCGAGCGGGGCATCCCTTTTCCGGACGACGCTCGGGTGCGAATCGGCAGTAATACCAAGACATATGTGGCGACGGTGATGTTGCAGCTGGTGGCCGAGGGCAAGGTGGAATTGGATGCGCCGGTGGAGCGGTATCTGCCGGGAGTGGTGCACGGGCCGGGGATCGACGACGATCGCATCACGATCCGAAATCTGTTGCAGCACACCAGCGGACTGCCGGAATTCGCGGCGGAGTTCGGGGAGACGCCCAAGCCCGGGCAGATCGATATACACACCGACCAAGTACGTTGGGGGAGAGGTGATCTGGCCGAGGTGCTACGCAATGTGCTCACCGCGCCTGCCGATTTCGAACCCGGTGCGAAGTGGGCGTATTCCAACACCAACTACCTCGTGGTCGCGATGGTGATCGAGAAGATCAGCGGTGATTCCGTCGGCGCGGAGATCACCCGCCGCATCATCGAGCCGCTCGGCCTGCGCGACACCTACTATCCGGATCCGGATGAAACCGATATCCGCGGCCCGCACCCCGCCGGTTATAGCGAAATCGGCGGGGAGCGGGTCGATTACACGAGGCAGAACGTGTCGTGGGCCGGTCCGGCGGGTGCCATGGTGGCGACGGGCGCGGATCTCAACCGGTTCTTCAGCGCGCTTCTGGACGGGAAACTGTTGCCGCCCGCACAGCTGGCGGAGATGAAACGCACTGTCCCCATAGGAGATTCGGGATCGCAACTCGGCTACGGGCTCGGTCTCATGCATTGGCGGTTGCCCTGCGGCAAGGACAGTTGGGGCCACGGCGGCGATATCGACGGATTCGAGACCCGCGGCGGCGTCGTAAACGGCCGCGCGGTCACCGTGAGCGTCAATCAGGTCCCCGAGTCATCGGCCGACGTTACGAAGGTGGTCGACGCAGCGCTGTGCGCCGCGAGCTAGAACGCTCTATTCGTTCTTGCTGTAGTACACGGTGATCGACGGCCAATTCCCGTCTGCCGTGACCTCGTTGTGCAGGATGAGGTCGGCCACGGTGACGGGGCCGAGGCCTTCGATCGTGGCTGCGACGGCGCGCAGCAGGGCGGGCACATCGGCTTGGCCCGGGCCCGCCGGGTTTGCCTGGGAGAAGTGCAGCGCCTGGTAATCGGTGGATGTCATGGTCGGTTCCCTCCGGGTCGTCTACTTGCGTCCGCGCTTCTGCTTGTTGCGGTCGCCAGAGTACTTTTCGGCCTGCTTGATCTTCTGCATCGCGCGGTTGTATGCCGCCTGGTCGTACGGGCGTCCGGCGTTCTTGTTGTCGATGGCCGCCTGCTCCGCGGCCGATAACTGCGCGCCCTGCGGTGCCATCTCGGCCATTACGACGCCCACGGGTGCGGCGCCGGCGACCTGCGCTTCGACCGCGGACCCGATCGAGAGTGCGGCGAGCACGGTGAATGCGGCGGCGGCGGACTTCACGGAGTACCTCAATTTTGTTCCCACCCTTCGAGATCAACCGACGCGACATGCGCCCCCGTCGGAGTGGCGGCATCAGACTCTTTGCGCCACTACAGGATTAGATGCAGCACCCGGCCTGTTGGTTCCATCGAAATATGGGAAGAAAAAAGCTCCCGAGCCGGGCGTCGTTGACCGGCTCGGGAGCGCGCTGGTGTGTTCTAGACCGCGGCGGCGCGGTAATCGGTTGCGCTGGTGAGGATTCGGTGCAGCTCGGCGTTGAATCGGGCGGCCGCCTCGATATTGCCGAGGTGTCCGGTCGGCCAGACGTGGTAGTTGGCCAGGGTGCCCGCGCGGCGGAGGGCGGCGACGATGGGGCGGTTCATGCGCTCGGGCAGTAGGTGGTCGATGGCGCCCGCGATGACGGTGGTCGGGACCGTCAAATTGACTGCGGCATCGCCCAATTCGAGTCCGGCGAGGGCGGCGGCATACAGGCCGCGGGTGAGCGGACGACAGGACCGGACGACGCCGAGTGCGAAGTCGACCTCCTCGTCGGTGGTGGGCGGGGACATCACGCGCGCCTTGAAAACCGAACGCACCGGCCAGATATCGGGCAGCGGCACCGGCAGGCTGAGCACCGTCTCGCCGATGAACTGCGGCAACCGCACGGCATTACCGAAAACCGTTACGGGGCGGTTCGCCACGGTGAGCGGCCGGTTCATCAGCGGGAACAGATCGGTTTCGCGCCGGATATCGCCGGAGGTGGTGTTGAGCAGCACAACCGCCGACGCACGCGCCGCGACCTGCTCCGGATAGTGAGCGGCCCACGCCTGCAAGGTGATTCCGCCCATGCTGTGGCCGGCCAGCACGGCGCGGCGGCCGCGCGGTAGGGCGGCGTCGAGGACGGTGGCGAGATCGTCGGCCAGGGTGCTGTCGCTGGGCGGGGCCGTGCCGAGGGAGCTCTCCCCGTGGCCGCGCTGATCGTAGGCGATGACTCGGTAACGGTCGGCGAAGGCGTTGATCTGCGGATTCCAGTACTCGATGCTGCAGCTCCAGCCGTGGATCAGCACCAGGACCTCGCCGTCGGCCGGGCCGTACGCGTGGACCCGCAGCCGGGCCCCATCGACCGTGGTAACCGGGATGACCTCGGGCGGCATGGTGGGAGAGTTCAACGCCGCGGTCCGGAGGGTGCGAGTCCGTAGTCGGGCCCGGTAGGCGGCGGTCAGGGGCTCGGAGTCGCGCACCCCCGCCAAAGTCTGCATCGACTTCACCAGCATTTCGAGCACTCCTTTGTGTCAGCCGCCACACTACCGTGCAAGCAAGATGCTTGCTAGTGCAAGCGCCGATGGCGGCAATCCTGGCTCGTTGGGTTGATACCCGATCGGACCGCCGGACAATCCGCCCGACAACGTGAAAAACGTTCAGGGCGTGGGAAATGCGACTGACCTCGCGGAATTGTGATTAAGCTGTGACGTGTTTCACCGCTGTCGGCAGTAATGCCGTGATGGCATCGGGCAGGACCAGACAGACCTGATCGTCCGGATGGAAGTCACCGGGGATATCGCGCCGGTTGGGTGCTTGCACGAATACGACCATCGAGGAGCCGTCACCCGGATCGAATTCCACCGCGACCATATCGGGCGCCCGCTCGTCGAGCGCCTGGTCCGCGGGTGTGTGCCAGTGGCCCACCTGCCCGAATTCGAGCCTGCGGTGCGCGGGGAACCCGAATCCGTCGAATCGGGCCGAACCGGCGGCGTCCACGCTCAGAAATTCTACTCTACCTGCGGAAACTCCGGTGTTTTAGATCATTTGCCGCGGTTGGATCGCCGGACACCGCTGGCGGTCGCGAACCCGCCGCGGTTACCGTTGATGCTTGTGGAGAGCACACACCTGGTATCCGAGGCGCACGGGGCACGTTGGCGCACAAGGGGAGTGCCGCTGCTGGTGGCCGGGGCAGGCATCGGAGCGCTGGTGCTGCTGCATCTGCGCGATCCACACCAGGAGGGTTCCTACGGTGAATGCCCGGTCTACGCGCTGACCGGCTGGTACTGCCCCGGCTGCGGTGGCCTGCGGGCCGTGCACAACCTCACCGACGGCCACCTGATCGACGCGATCCACAGCAATATTCTCGCGCTGCCGCTGGTCATGGCCTTCCTGGTGTGGGTGACCGATTGGACGGTACGTGCCTGGCGCGGACAGTCGATGCGCCTGCCATCGATCGGCATCCGCACGGCGGGGGTGTTCTTCGCGCTGTTGGCGGTGTATTCGGTGCTGCGCAATACGCCGTGGGGGACCTGGCTCACTCCGGTTTAGGAGGCTCCGCGTGAATTCCACTGTCTGGCAGGTCTTCTCGATCGTCTTGGTGCTCGGCGCGCTGATCACGATCATCCCGCTGGCCCGGCAGGTGTTCCGGCGGCACGACGATTCGGATGGGCGGCATGACTGATTCGCTGAAAGACCGGGTGCGCGCCAAGCTGCTGCGCCAACTCGCCGAAGACGGACCCGTCGATCCCGAACAGGAGGACACCCGGCAACTCGCGGTGGCCACCGACCTCGACGCGCTCGACAGCGTCGCCGACGACGATCCGCTGATCGAGGAGTTGGCCGTGCGCTACCTGGTGTCCTGACCGGGTCAGCGCGAACTTGCCTGCCCGCCGGACGGCGGTAACTGCGGCAGCCCGGCGCCGTTCAGCCAGTCGTCCCACAGCGGGCGCAGCGGCGTCGCGCTGTAGTGGCTCGCGAGATCGGTGAACTCCTCGGTGCTCACCGAACTGTGCCGGTAGCGAATCGTCCACTCGCGCAACAGATCGAAGAACGCGGTGTCGCCGAGTTCCAGGCGCAGCGTGTGCAGGGTGAGCGCGCCGCGCTT
This region includes:
- a CDS encoding DUF2752 domain-containing protein; the encoded protein is MLVESTHLVSEAHGARWRTRGVPLLVAGAGIGALVLLHLRDPHQEGSYGECPVYALTGWYCPGCGGLRAVHNLTDGHLIDAIHSNILALPLVMAFLVWVTDWTVRAWRGQSMRLPSIGIRTAGVFFALLAVYSVLRNTPWGTWLTPV
- a CDS encoding alpha/beta fold hydrolase, which encodes MLVKSMQTLAGVRDSEPLTAAYRARLRTRTLRTAALNSPTMPPEVIPVTTVDGARLRVHAYGPADGEVLVLIHGWSCSIEYWNPQINAFADRYRVIAYDQRGHGESSLGTAPPSDSTLADDLATVLDAALPRGRRAVLAGHSMGGITLQAWAAHYPEQVAARASAVVLLNTTSGDIRRETDLFPLMNRPLTVANRPVTVFGNAVRLPQFIGETVLSLPVPLPDIWPVRSVFKARVMSPPTTDEEVDFALGVVRSCRPLTRGLYAAALAGLELGDAAVNLTVPTTVIAGAIDHLLPERMNRPIVAALRRAGTLANYHVWPTGHLGNIEAAARFNAELHRILTSATDYRAAAV
- a CDS encoding serine hydrolase domain-containing protein gives rise to the protein MAIISLTDKDKGILRTAAYGAVSLLAATGTPHRSATNASIALTSATGLVGHVLAAKSADIKLVGKTVAALADQVLPALTAAMSLLTAQDPAEAANFRETVLIAVEAAAGEPGPATAAMVRKIIAALDAGASSPAAPEATDGPDRPELQQALEDIVESGITGITLRVNDERGEWVGSAGVAELGKTAKPPVDGHVRIGSNTKTFTATLVLQLVAEGKIALDVPVVDYLPEFELDERITVRMLLQHTSGIFNFTGEYYPDGTVVPGIPATTAGKEWVDNRFHTYQPEELVRLALSKPARFEPGTDWSYSNTNYVLARLLIEEVTGRSVAEEVQRLILGPLGLSGTIQPTTQIEIPEPHPHAYYRYEENGAETIVDVTRHNPSWISSGGDMISTSQDLHTFISALVTGKLLPAELLNEMCTPHATPIPNMGYGLGVFVQQTPAGGTVITHNGGAAGHAAIMFSTPDGSKTLTGTLNYVDDAALSLAVAFQQATQRLIDEVFGDARTTPSAPTR
- a CDS encoding serine hydrolase domain-containing protein, translating into MAACGSTGSDRAGAADAGRAEVVGALDRLVEAGHVHGAQVVVTDHGRVWTATAGMGDIERGIPFPDDARVRIGSNTKTYVATVMLQLVAEGKVELDAPVERYLPGVVHGPGIDDDRITIRNLLQHTSGLPEFAAEFGETPKPGQIDIHTDQVRWGRGDLAEVLRNVLTAPADFEPGAKWAYSNTNYLVVAMVIEKISGDSVGAEITRRIIEPLGLRDTYYPDPDETDIRGPHPAGYSEIGGERVDYTRQNVSWAGPAGAMVATGADLNRFFSALLDGKLLPPAQLAEMKRTVPIGDSGSQLGYGLGLMHWRLPCGKDSWGHGGDIDGFETRGGVVNGRAVTVSVNQVPESSADVTKVVDAALCAAS